Below is a window of Agrobacterium vitis DNA.
CCAGGTCAAGCAGATGGTGCTGCCGGTCATGGTGCTGACGCTCTACAATACCTCGCAGATCAGCCGGTTCGTGCGCGCTTCCATGCTGGATAATCTGCATCAGGACTATGTCCGCACCGCGCGTGCCAAGGGCGTCAAGGAAAAGACCGTGTTGCTGGTGCATGTGCTGCGCAACAGCCTGATCCCGGTTGTTACCGTGATTGCGCTCGGCGTGCCGACGATCTTTTCCGGTGCGATCATCACCGAGCAGATTTTCCGGGTCAACGGTCTTGGTCAATTGCTGATCACCGCCATCCAGAGCGGCGACCTGCCGCTGGTGCAGACGCTGACCTTCATCTTCGCCGTGCTGATCGTACTCTTCAATCTTATTGCCGACGTGTTGTACGGCATTCTCGATCCGAGGATCCGCTATGACTGATGCGCCCCTCACCACCCAGGCCAAAGGCGACCGCTCCCAATCCTTCAGCGCCCAGCTCTGGGGCCAGTTCCGCCGCCATACAGGCGGGGTCATCGGCCTTGCCGTCTTCGTGCTGATCGTTCTGGCCGTCTATGTCGGACCTTTGATCCACCGTGTCGATCCCAACAAGCTGAATATCCGCGACAAGAACCAGGGACCGTCCTGGATGCATCCGTTCGGCACCGACAATCTTGGTCATGATCTGTTCGCCCAGGTTTTGGCTGGCGGGCAGATCTCACTGGCGGTCGGCATGGTGGCCATGTTGATTTCGCTGTTCGTCGGCACTTTGGTCGGGGTCCTCTCAGGCTATTTCAAGCGGATCGACGGGCCATTGATGCGCATCACCGATCTGTTCCTGGCACTGCCGATCCTGCCGCTGCTCTTGGTCATCACCATGCTGTTTCGTGATGTGCTGCGCGCCGCCTTCGGCCCGGAGGCCGGGATTTTCATCCTGATCGTCTTCGTCATCGGCATTACCAGCTGGATGCACACCGCCCGCATCGTGCGCGGCGATGTGCTGACGGTCAAAAACCAGGAATTCGTGCTGGCAGCCAAGGCGAGCGGCATGCGGGAATACCGGGTGATCCTCAAGCATATTGTTCCCAATGTGCTCAGCTCGGTCATGGTCTCGGCAACGCTCGGCATCGCATCGGCGATCATCACGGAATCGGCCCTGAGCTTCCTTGGCCTCGGCTTCCCCTCCGACTTTCCGACCTGGGGC
It encodes the following:
- a CDS encoding ABC transporter permease, with translation MTDAPLTTQAKGDRSQSFSAQLWGQFRRHTGGVIGLAVFVLIVLAVYVGPLIHRVDPNKLNIRDKNQGPSWMHPFGTDNLGHDLFAQVLAGGQISLAVGMVAMLISLFVGTLVGVLSGYFKRIDGPLMRITDLFLALPILPLLLVITMLFRDVLRAAFGPEAGIFILIVFVIGITSWMHTARIVRGDVLTVKNQEFVLAAKASGMREYRVILKHIVPNVLSSVMVSATLGIASAIITESALSFLGLGFPSDFPTWGRLLYDGVNFLQITPARAIWPGLAISLTVLSVNYIGDGIRDALDPRSMKR